In Streptomyces capitiformicae, one genomic interval encodes:
- a CDS encoding transposase, which yields MMTERRGSDLGSWLTRAEHTGLKPLRSLARGLRQDFDAVATGLALEWSSGKGEGNVNRVKRIIRDGYGRAGFDLLRRQVLLAD from the coding sequence ATGATGACCGAGCGCCGCGGCAGCGACCTCGGCAGCTGGCTCACCCGTGCCGAGCACACCGGGCTGAAGCCACTGCGGAGCCTGGCCCGTGGCCTACGGCAGGATTTCGATGCCGTCGCCACCGGACTCGCCCTGGAGTGGAGCTCCGGCAAGGGCGAGGGCAACGTCAACAGGGTGAAGCGGATCATAAGGGACGGGTACGGCCGGGCCGGATTCGACCTCCTCCGACGCCAAGTCCTTCTCGCGGACTGA
- a CDS encoding helix-turn-helix transcriptional regulator: MFVDHPKEAPRPDISAVAALDEPTRRRLYDHVVRQPEPVSRDEAAGALGLARQTAAFHLDRLADESLLDVVYERRSGRTGPGAGRPAKLYRRSTKEVTVSLPERHYELAGRLLAQAVEESEVTGEPARAVLLRTAHQLGEQLAGENSPGTTDVFDLLERYGFEPRHDGDDIVLGNCPFHALARLHTQTVCGMNLHLLRGALLGLEEDGLQACLEPSPGHCCVRLRPATSRPATASS; encoded by the coding sequence GTGTTCGTGGACCACCCGAAGGAAGCGCCCCGCCCCGACATCTCCGCCGTCGCAGCTCTCGACGAGCCGACCCGCAGGAGGCTCTACGACCATGTCGTTCGCCAGCCGGAGCCCGTCAGCCGCGACGAGGCCGCCGGAGCTCTCGGACTGGCACGTCAGACCGCGGCCTTTCACCTGGATCGGCTGGCTGACGAATCACTGCTCGACGTGGTCTACGAGCGGCGCAGCGGCCGCACCGGGCCGGGCGCGGGCAGGCCGGCCAAGCTCTACAGGCGCTCCACCAAGGAGGTCACTGTCAGCCTGCCGGAGCGTCACTACGAGCTGGCCGGACGGCTCCTCGCCCAGGCCGTGGAGGAATCCGAAGTCACCGGAGAACCGGCCCGCGCCGTCTTGCTCCGGACAGCCCACCAGCTCGGCGAACAGCTCGCGGGCGAGAACAGCCCAGGTACGACAGATGTGTTCGACCTGCTTGAGCGGTACGGGTTCGAGCCCCGCCATGATGGTGACGACATCGTGCTGGGCAACTGCCCCTTTCACGCGCTCGCCCGCCTACACACCCAGACGGTCTGCGGCATGAACCTCCACCTGCTTCGCGGCGCCCTCCTGGGGCTGGAAGAAGACGGCCTCCAGGCCTGCCTGGAGCCCAGCCCCGGCCACTGCTGCGTCCGCCTTCGACCGGCTACCTCCCGGCCTGCGACCGCGAGCTCCTGA
- a CDS encoding cupin domain-containing protein translates to MVRRSRRTRSGSAHILAGIVELTPEGGEPVVYRAGDSFVMKPGFVGVWKTIETVRKIYVIVM, encoded by the coding sequence GTGGTCCGACGGTCGAGGCGCACGAGGAGCGGCAGCGCCCACATCCTCGCCGGCATCGTCGAACTCACGCCCGAAGGTGGCGAGCCGGTGGTCTACAGGGCTGGCGACAGCTTCGTCATGAAGCCGGGCTTTGTCGGTGTCTGGAAGACCATCGAAACCGTACGGAAGATCTACGTGATCGTGATGTGA
- a CDS encoding serine hydrolase domain-containing protein — translation MPTFLPTSETGKRVGLAALVAAIVLATGPTATAQAPDSSPAVDCGTHDRTRQVLRSLTDHHGITGAAVLVVDPTAGQPCGRWTETAGTADLRTGRPTNTTDRLRVGSVTKTFTAALVLQLVAEHRLSLEAPVDRYLPGLIQGDGHDGRLITVRQLLQHTSGLPDYLDAPEWEHPERLRYRHFEPHDLVTRALELPRPQGTWHYATTNYLVLGMIVREVTGRTPEAEVTRRIIKPLGLHDTYWPGDDTRIRGAHSRSYFTDGGGRRVDGTPWNMTLGGVGGALVSSPGDLTRFAAALFDGRLLPAAQLAEMRRTVEVDVDRLWPGAHYGLGLISTPLSCGGTWWGHAGTVPGGHRALVAVGPGGRSVAVALNEVPASLQAESDFLDLVDKSLCEGRPSERTSA, via the coding sequence ATGCCAACCTTCTTACCGACTTCGGAGACCGGCAAGCGCGTCGGTCTCGCGGCGCTGGTGGCGGCCATCGTGCTGGCCACCGGCCCGACGGCGACCGCGCAGGCGCCGGACTCCAGCCCTGCCGTGGACTGCGGCACGCACGACCGGACCCGCCAGGTGCTGCGCAGCCTCACCGACCACCACGGCATCACCGGTGCCGCGGTCCTGGTGGTCGACCCCACCGCGGGCCAGCCCTGCGGGCGTTGGACCGAGACAGCCGGAACGGCGGATCTGCGCACCGGACGCCCGACGAACACCACCGACCGGCTGCGCGTCGGCAGCGTCACCAAGACGTTCACCGCGGCACTCGTCCTCCAACTCGTCGCCGAGCACCGCCTCTCGCTGGAAGCCCCCGTCGACCGCTATCTGCCCGGCCTGATCCAAGGGGACGGCCACGACGGCCGTCTGATCACCGTACGACAACTCCTGCAGCACACCAGTGGATTGCCCGACTATCTCGACGCTCCCGAATGGGAGCATCCCGAGCGGCTGCGGTACCGCCACTTCGAGCCGCACGACCTCGTCACGCGTGCTCTCGAACTGCCGCGCCCGCAGGGCACCTGGCACTACGCCACCACCAACTACCTCGTCCTCGGCATGATCGTCCGCGAGGTCACCGGCCGTACCCCCGAGGCGGAGGTCACCCGCCGCATCATCAAGCCCCTCGGGCTGCACGACACCTACTGGCCCGGCGACGACACCCGCATTCGAGGAGCGCACTCCCGCAGCTACTTCACCGACGGCGGCGGCCGGCGCGTCGACGGCACCCCCTGGAACATGACCTTAGGCGGGGTCGGCGGCGCCCTCGTGTCATCACCGGGCGACCTGACGCGGTTCGCCGCCGCCCTGTTCGACGGCCGCCTGCTGCCCGCGGCCCAGCTCGCGGAGATGCGACGGACGGTGGAGGTCGACGTCGACCGGCTGTGGCCGGGCGCCCACTACGGGCTGGGCCTGATCTCGACACCGCTGTCCTGCGGCGGGACGTGGTGGGGACACGCGGGCACGGTGCCCGGCGGTCACCGGGCGCTGGTGGCCGTCGGTCCCGGCGGCCGGAGCGTCGCCGTCGCCCTGAACGAGGTGCCTGCCTCGCTCCAGGCCGAGTCCGACTTCCTGGACCTCGTCGACAAGTCCCTCTGCGAGGGCAGGCCTTCCGAAAGGACTTCCGCATGA
- a CDS encoding class I SAM-dependent methyltransferase yields MTAHDSRTDHVEQNRRYWDDEAAAWHGPLARDHWSQAEPRWGLWATPESQVSVLPYDIGGMRTIELGCGTAYVSAWLARAGAHPVGIDLSEKQLATARAMQAEFGIDFPLVLGKAEKVPYDDNTFDLAISEYGASLWCDPYQWIPEAARLLVPGGHLVFMRYSPLFALCVRPEGSASTTLSRAQFGLKRLDWGNHVQFILPHGEMLRLLRSSGFVVEDLIEVQAPQPAHRDYTEVPADWAQQWPSEEIWKARLAG; encoded by the coding sequence ATGACTGCCCATGACAGCCGTACGGACCATGTGGAGCAGAACCGACGCTATTGGGATGACGAAGCGGCTGCGTGGCACGGGCCGCTCGCCCGCGATCACTGGTCACAGGCGGAACCGCGTTGGGGCTTGTGGGCCACCCCTGAGTCACAGGTTTCCGTACTTCCCTACGACATAGGCGGGATGCGGACCATTGAGCTGGGCTGCGGTACTGCCTACGTCTCCGCTTGGCTGGCCAGAGCAGGGGCCCACCCGGTCGGGATCGATCTGTCGGAGAAGCAGCTCGCCACTGCTCGCGCGATGCAGGCGGAGTTCGGCATCGACTTCCCCCTCGTCCTGGGCAAGGCTGAGAAAGTTCCCTACGACGACAACACGTTCGACTTGGCGATCAGCGAGTATGGCGCCTCGTTGTGGTGCGACCCCTATCAGTGGATCCCGGAGGCGGCCCGGCTTCTCGTTCCTGGAGGCCATCTGGTGTTCATGCGCTACTCACCGCTGTTCGCGCTGTGCGTACGGCCCGAAGGGTCGGCATCCACCACCCTGTCTCGCGCACAATTTGGCCTGAAGCGGCTGGACTGGGGAAATCACGTGCAGTTCATCCTGCCGCATGGCGAGATGCTTCGTCTGCTCCGGTCCTCCGGCTTCGTCGTTGAGGACCTGATTGAGGTCCAGGCACCCCAGCCCGCACACCGGGACTACACAGAAGTCCCCGCTGACTGGGCCCAGCAATGGCCCAGCGAGGAGATTTGGAAAGCCCGGCTGGCAGGCTGA
- a CDS encoding alpha/beta hydrolase — MTGSPSPGTPSGAASSLTSSARATPSSAAHPPAPTCPAAASTADPRGSATDGLRRFVSRAAAGTALCLVGALAVPGSPATAEPARTTADPLAHYYRQHLDWKSCMLGPDDETGKELQQAGAQCADVTVPLNYDDPDGRTITVAISRIRATDTAHRAGALLLNGGGPGGQTIGDPPWVRTTMKQVGERYDVVGVDPRFVGRSTPLDCHWPTGSFIRGAGTDRAGFDRAVALASELADRCQTSQGDVLPYTTTRNTARDMDVIRAALGERRISYLGYSYGTYLGQVYATMFPGRTDRVVLDGLVAPGRYNPRLLRGTGPANRHALKGWATWAAARDTVHGLGRTPGEVLAAVDSVQAAAGRTPLLIGAHRVDEHLVPVVVFSGLSQDNDAAYADLAQAVRDMRRAAGGHTVTPSPWLAETLGFLLNGSDSAYGSVQTAILCGDASAPRSPEVYWRDVQRARAQDPLFGPVTHNIGPCAFWDPPRERPTTVRGDLPALLVNATGDPRTTYRNAQTVRRMWPSSRLVTLRGADQHAVYGVFGNSCVDATVNTYLATGRLPVTDVTCDRSTG; from the coding sequence ATGACTGGCTCCCCCTCCCCCGGCACACCGTCCGGTGCGGCTTCGTCCCTCACCTCCTCGGCCCGTGCGACTCCTTCTTCCGCCGCCCATCCACCTGCCCCCACCTGCCCCGCAGCCGCGAGCACGGCCGACCCGCGCGGTTCCGCGACCGACGGCCTGCGCCGGTTTGTGTCGCGCGCCGCGGCAGGGACCGCCCTGTGCCTGGTCGGGGCGCTCGCCGTCCCCGGGTCGCCCGCCACGGCAGAACCCGCCCGTACGACCGCTGACCCCCTCGCCCACTACTACCGACAGCACCTCGACTGGAAGAGCTGCATGCTCGGACCCGACGACGAGACCGGCAAGGAACTCCAGCAGGCGGGCGCCCAGTGCGCCGATGTCACCGTCCCGTTGAACTATGACGACCCGGACGGCCGCACGATCACCGTCGCGATCTCGCGGATCCGGGCCACCGACACGGCCCACCGCGCGGGCGCGCTGCTGCTCAACGGCGGTGGCCCCGGCGGGCAGACCATCGGCGACCCGCCGTGGGTGCGCACGACGATGAAGCAGGTCGGTGAGCGCTACGACGTGGTGGGCGTCGACCCCCGTTTCGTCGGCCGCAGCACGCCGCTGGACTGCCACTGGCCCACCGGCTCCTTCATACGCGGTGCGGGGACGGACCGTGCGGGGTTCGACCGCGCGGTGGCGTTGGCCAGCGAACTCGCCGATCGTTGCCAGACCTCCCAGGGTGACGTCCTGCCATACACCACCACCCGGAACACCGCGCGCGACATGGACGTCATCCGCGCCGCGCTCGGCGAGCGCAGGATCTCCTACCTCGGCTACTCGTACGGCACCTACCTCGGCCAGGTGTACGCCACGATGTTCCCCGGCCGCACCGACCGCGTCGTACTGGACGGCCTCGTCGCTCCCGGCCGCTACAACCCCCGGCTGCTGCGCGGCACGGGACCGGCCAACCGGCACGCTCTCAAGGGCTGGGCCACCTGGGCAGCCGCCCGTGACACCGTCCACGGTCTGGGCCGCACCCCGGGCGAGGTGCTGGCGGCCGTGGACAGCGTCCAGGCGGCAGCCGGACGTACGCCCCTGCTGATCGGCGCCCACCGGGTGGACGAGCATCTGGTGCCCGTCGTCGTCTTCAGCGGCCTCTCACAGGACAACGACGCCGCCTACGCCGATCTCGCGCAGGCCGTACGGGACATGCGACGCGCCGCCGGCGGCCACACGGTCACCCCCTCGCCGTGGCTGGCCGAAACGCTCGGCTTCCTGCTGAACGGATCCGACTCCGCATACGGCAGTGTCCAGACAGCGATCCTGTGCGGGGACGCGTCCGCGCCACGCTCCCCCGAGGTGTACTGGCGCGATGTCCAACGTGCCCGCGCGCAGGACCCGTTGTTCGGTCCCGTCACCCACAACATCGGGCCGTGCGCGTTCTGGGACCCGCCGCGCGAACGCCCGACCACGGTCCGCGGCGACCTTCCGGCCCTGCTCGTCAACGCGACCGGTGACCCGCGCACCACCTACCGGAACGCGCAGACGGTGCGCCGCATGTGGCCCTCCTCCCGCTTGGTCACCCTCCGCGGCGCGGACCAGCACGCCGTGTACGGCGTCTTCGGTAACTCCTGCGTCGACGCGACGGTCAACACCTACCTCGCCACCGGCCGCCTGCCCGTTACGGACGTCACCTGCGACCGGTCAACCGGCTGA
- a CDS encoding enoyl-CoA hydratase-related protein, translating into MNTVKIERDDRVVTVRLHRPHALNALSSELLAELLDVLRPLDRDPDVGCFVVTGSEKVFAAGADIKEMAGKSAVDMAAEDYFAGWEEFAGFRTPKIAAVNGYALGGGCELAMMCDLIIAGESAVFGQPEIKLGVIPGIGGTQRLTRLVGRAKAMDLILTGRTMSAREAEASGLVSRVVPDDRVLTEGTEAAAIIASYGRPAVTAARESVDRALETGLRDGLLFERRVFHALFATEDQREGMSAFVEKRAPVFKGR; encoded by the coding sequence ATGAACACCGTCAAGATCGAACGTGATGACCGCGTCGTCACGGTACGACTCCACCGGCCGCACGCCCTGAACGCCCTCAGCAGCGAGCTGCTGGCCGAACTCCTCGACGTACTCCGCCCATTGGATCGCGACCCGGACGTCGGCTGCTTCGTCGTCACCGGTTCGGAGAAGGTCTTCGCGGCCGGTGCAGACATCAAGGAGATGGCCGGGAAGTCGGCCGTGGACATGGCCGCTGAGGACTACTTCGCGGGCTGGGAGGAGTTCGCCGGATTCCGAACGCCGAAGATCGCGGCGGTCAACGGCTATGCGCTGGGCGGCGGGTGCGAACTCGCGATGATGTGTGACCTGATCATCGCGGGCGAGTCGGCGGTCTTCGGCCAGCCGGAGATCAAGCTCGGCGTGATTCCCGGCATCGGCGGCACCCAGCGGCTCACCCGCCTGGTCGGCCGCGCCAAGGCCATGGACCTGATCCTCACGGGCCGCACGATGAGCGCCCGCGAGGCGGAGGCCTCGGGCCTGGTGTCGCGGGTGGTCCCAGACGACCGCGTCCTCACCGAGGGCACGGAAGCCGCCGCGATCATCGCCTCTTACGGCCGCCCGGCCGTCACGGCCGCCCGCGAGTCGGTCGACCGGGCCCTGGAGACCGGTCTGCGCGACGGGCTTCTTTTCGAACGGCGCGTGTTCCATGCGCTGTTCGCGACAGAGGACCAGAGGGAGGGGATGAGCGCGTTCGTGGAGAAGAGGGCGCCTGTTTTCAAGGGGCGCTGA
- a CDS encoding DoxX family membrane protein: MSSATTTTTTATPWRSVLTDPGYQAFVILRTGFTVAPILFGLDKFTNLLVDWPTYLAPWIDDVVPGSAQAAMYAVGVIEIVAGIVVALAPRFGGWLVAGWLVGIIVNLLSIPGYYDIALRDFGLLLGAVALARLAQRYHGERQPR, translated from the coding sequence ATGTCCTCCGCAACCACAACCACCACGACCGCCACCCCCTGGCGTTCCGTGCTCACCGACCCCGGTTACCAGGCATTCGTCATCCTGCGCACGGGGTTCACCGTGGCGCCGATCCTGTTCGGGCTGGACAAATTCACCAACCTGCTCGTGGACTGGCCCACCTACCTGGCGCCGTGGATCGACGACGTCGTTCCGGGCAGTGCGCAGGCCGCCATGTACGCCGTCGGTGTCATCGAGATCGTCGCGGGCATCGTCGTGGCCCTCGCACCGCGCTTCGGGGGCTGGCTGGTGGCCGGATGGCTCGTCGGGATCATCGTCAATCTGCTGAGCATCCCCGGCTACTACGACATCGCGCTGCGCGACTTCGGCCTCCTGCTCGGCGCGGTGGCCCTCGCCCGGCTCGCCCAGCGCTATCACGGCGAGCGGCAGCCGCGCTGA
- a CDS encoding ferredoxin reductase domain-containing protein, producing MTPSVETSSTEVSSVEVGGETHAAPPVPPAALAELPPLTSAPRRLLKHPLLMHYNRLAALVVLANIGLLAMSWPPNAEAIGYAALLNLALAVVVRQQYVINLFFRLATWAPTSWPLKARWTLGKVYHFGGLHVGGALAGAVWFVAGTLVMTVDGANLPLITVSWVLVALLVVIVITSLPAFRSRFHDHFEKIHRFGGWSALALFWTHTLLSGQGPVALGVLAVVTFSVALPWLRLRKVDVRIEKPSTHVVLARFDYGVTPFAGSSTAISRSPLTEWHSFANVPSPSEPGFRLTISRAGDWTGSFIDDAPPKVWVKGITTAGVANIETLFSKVIYVATGSGIGPCLPHLLAAEVPSRLVWATRDPRRTYGDDLVDEILAVQPNALVWDTSRHGKPDMVRLAYTAYRDFGAEAVICISNKKLTWQVVHGLERRGIPAYGAIWDS from the coding sequence ATGACGCCGTCCGTTGAGACCTCGTCCACTGAGGTCTCGTCCGTCGAGGTGGGAGGCGAAACGCACGCAGCGCCTCCCGTCCCTCCCGCGGCTCTCGCCGAACTTCCTCCGCTCACGTCCGCGCCCCGTCGCCTCCTCAAACACCCCCTCCTGATGCACTACAACCGTCTGGCGGCCCTGGTGGTGCTGGCCAACATCGGCTTACTGGCGATGAGTTGGCCACCGAACGCCGAGGCCATCGGCTACGCGGCCCTCCTGAACCTCGCGCTCGCAGTGGTTGTACGGCAGCAGTACGTCATCAACCTCTTCTTCCGGCTGGCGACTTGGGCTCCGACGAGCTGGCCGCTGAAGGCGCGATGGACGCTCGGAAAGGTGTACCACTTCGGCGGACTGCACGTGGGCGGGGCACTGGCCGGAGCGGTGTGGTTCGTCGCCGGGACGCTCGTGATGACCGTCGACGGCGCCAACCTGCCGCTCATCACAGTGAGTTGGGTACTGGTCGCCCTGCTCGTCGTCATCGTCATAACCTCCCTGCCTGCCTTCCGCTCCCGCTTCCACGACCACTTCGAGAAGATCCACCGCTTCGGCGGCTGGAGCGCCCTCGCGCTGTTCTGGACGCATACGCTGTTGAGCGGGCAGGGGCCGGTCGCCCTCGGGGTGCTGGCCGTGGTCACCTTCAGCGTCGCCCTGCCCTGGCTGCGGCTGCGCAAGGTGGACGTACGGATCGAAAAGCCCTCCACGCACGTCGTGTTGGCTCGTTTCGACTACGGCGTGACCCCTTTCGCGGGGTCCTCCACCGCAATCAGCCGCAGCCCGCTCACCGAGTGGCACTCCTTCGCCAACGTGCCCTCACCCAGCGAACCTGGCTTCCGGCTGACCATCTCCCGTGCGGGCGACTGGACGGGCTCGTTCATCGACGACGCGCCCCCGAAGGTCTGGGTCAAGGGCATCACCACAGCCGGGGTCGCCAATATCGAGACCTTGTTCAGCAAGGTGATCTACGTCGCCACCGGCAGCGGTATCGGTCCCTGTCTGCCGCATCTGCTGGCCGCTGAGGTGCCCTCACGGCTCGTGTGGGCGACGCGTGATCCCCGCAGGACCTACGGTGACGACCTGGTCGACGAGATCCTCGCCGTTCAGCCGAACGCGCTGGTCTGGGACACCTCGCGGCACGGCAAACCGGACATGGTGCGGCTCGCGTACACCGCGTACCGCGACTTCGGTGCCGAAGCTGTCATCTGCATCTCAAACAAGAAGCTGACCTGGCAGGTCGTTCACGGTCTCGAGCGGCGCGGCATTCCCGCGTACGGCGCGATCTGGGACTCGTAA
- a CDS encoding glycoside hydrolase family 15 protein: MREYAVIGDGRTAALVARDGSVDWLGLPDLDSPAVFGALLDAPGGGGFRLEPVVPYRTERRYLPGTNVLETTFLTHTGSVRVTDALTLHDDTALTPMRELLRRVDGLSGSVPLRWSVKPCFAYGTHRTRLARRAGVPVATAGSSALAVCAWDAGEPECHGGVISGRFELPQGRRAMIAMPFAEQEPLVLPARRECEARLDGTSAAWRSWVEGRLYTGRWHQAVMRSLLVLKLLVHAPSGAIAAAATTSLPEEIGGERNWDYRFSWVRDSAFTLAAFLRLGCPAEAHAYFWWLMHASQLTHPDLKVLYRLDGGHRTPERTLPWEGYRRSGPVRIGNAAAGQAQLDIYGELVQTAWLYAQAAGRLDADVARRLVELADLVCTRWRQPDSGIWEVRSTPRHFTQSKMMCWVALDRAADLARRGLIPDQHVDRWHAARDEITAFIETRCFSSARDSYVRAADGEDLDAAVLLGHLYGYGDERRIRSTITTLARYLRHGPYVDRYSGEDGLAGGEGAFLACSFWLAESLARTGRLPEAIELMDELVGLANDVGLYSEEIDPATGDFLGNLPQGLSHLALISAAGAITGASKDASR; this comes from the coding sequence TTGCGCGAGTACGCGGTGATCGGCGACGGCCGCACCGCCGCCCTGGTCGCACGTGACGGGTCGGTGGACTGGCTGGGCCTGCCCGACCTCGACTCCCCCGCCGTGTTCGGCGCCCTCCTGGACGCCCCCGGCGGGGGCGGGTTCCGGCTCGAGCCGGTGGTGCCCTACCGGACGGAGCGCCGCTACCTGCCCGGCACCAATGTGCTGGAGACGACCTTCCTCACCCACACCGGCTCGGTGCGGGTCACCGACGCGCTCACCCTGCACGACGACACCGCACTGACACCGATGCGGGAACTGCTGCGGCGCGTCGACGGGCTGTCCGGGTCCGTGCCGCTGCGTTGGAGCGTCAAGCCCTGCTTCGCCTACGGCACCCACCGCACACGGCTCGCGCGGCGTGCGGGCGTCCCGGTGGCGACAGCCGGCAGCAGCGCTCTCGCCGTCTGCGCGTGGGATGCCGGCGAACCCGAATGCCACGGGGGCGTGATCAGCGGCCGATTCGAGCTGCCACAGGGTCGACGCGCCATGATCGCGATGCCGTTCGCCGAGCAGGAGCCACTCGTCCTGCCCGCCCGCCGCGAGTGCGAGGCGCGCCTGGACGGCACGAGCGCGGCGTGGCGGAGCTGGGTCGAGGGCCGCCTGTACACGGGGCGGTGGCATCAAGCGGTGATGCGCAGCCTGCTGGTCCTGAAGCTGCTCGTCCATGCCCCTTCCGGTGCGATCGCCGCCGCAGCGACGACTTCACTGCCGGAGGAGATCGGCGGCGAGCGCAACTGGGACTACCGGTTCTCCTGGGTGCGCGACTCCGCCTTCACGTTGGCGGCCTTCCTGCGGCTGGGCTGCCCGGCGGAAGCGCACGCCTACTTCTGGTGGCTGATGCACGCCTCCCAGCTCACCCACCCCGACCTCAAGGTGCTGTACCGGCTGGACGGCGGCCATCGCACCCCTGAGCGGACCCTGCCCTGGGAGGGCTACCGGCGCTCGGGGCCGGTCCGCATCGGCAACGCCGCGGCCGGCCAGGCACAGCTCGACATCTACGGCGAGCTGGTGCAGACGGCCTGGCTGTACGCTCAGGCCGCGGGACGGCTGGACGCGGACGTCGCGCGACGCCTCGTGGAGCTCGCCGACCTGGTCTGTACGAGGTGGCGGCAACCCGATTCGGGCATCTGGGAGGTGCGCAGTACGCCCCGGCACTTCACCCAGTCCAAGATGATGTGCTGGGTCGCGCTCGACCGCGCCGCCGACCTCGCCCGCCGCGGACTAATCCCCGACCAGCATGTGGACCGCTGGCACGCCGCTCGCGACGAGATCACCGCGTTCATCGAGACCCGCTGTTTCTCATCCGCCCGCGACAGCTACGTTCGCGCCGCCGACGGCGAGGATCTGGACGCCGCCGTCCTGCTGGGGCACCTCTACGGATACGGCGATGAGCGGCGCATACGGTCCACGATCACCACGCTGGCCCGCTACCTTCGTCACGGGCCGTACGTCGACCGCTATTCGGGAGAGGACGGACTCGCCGGCGGCGAAGGCGCCTTCCTCGCCTGCTCCTTCTGGCTCGCCGAATCCCTCGCCCGCACCGGCCGCCTTCCCGAGGCGATCGAGCTGATGGACGAGCTGGTCGGCCTGGCCAACGACGTCGGCCTCTACAGCGAGGAGATCGACCCTGCCACCGGCGACTTCCTGGGAAACCTTCCCCAGGGACTGAGCCATCTGGCGCTGATCAGCGCCGCCGGCGCCATCACCGGGGCAAGCAAGGACGCGTCGCGATGA
- a CDS encoding DUF485 domain-containing protein encodes MTGAVLGLYLLNVVLAAVAPDFMGAVLLGPLSVGLASGLVLCAATAGAVQWYARYAAAHLDPVAERLLARREGGR; translated from the coding sequence GTGACGGGTGCGGTGCTCGGTCTCTACCTGCTCAACGTCGTCCTCGCCGCCGTGGCACCGGACTTCATGGGCGCGGTCCTCCTCGGCCCGCTGTCCGTCGGCCTCGCCTCGGGCCTGGTGCTGTGCGCCGCCACCGCGGGCGCCGTCCAGTGGTACGCCCGCTACGCCGCCGCTCATCTCGATCCGGTCGCCGAGCGTCTGCTGGCCCGCCGGGAGGGCGGACGATGA